The following proteins are encoded in a genomic region of Glycine max cultivar Williams 82 chromosome 18, Glycine_max_v4.0, whole genome shotgun sequence:
- the LOC106796960 gene encoding crooked neck-like protein 1, whose amino-acid sequence MSSSKDADPSLGYLTRKDTEVKLPRPTRVKNKTPAPIQITAEQILREARERQEAEIRPPKQKITDPTELGEYRLRKRKEFEDLIRRVRWNIGVWIKYAQWEESQKDFKRARSVWERALEVDYKNHTLWLKYAEVEMKNKFINHARNVWDRAVTLLPRVDQLWYKYIHMEEMLGNVAGEAHFSMMQCSQNEEVPPCDFKGSLDCSEYLDLFHSCGPDANTIENYQMSYWMHGF is encoded by the exons ATGTCTTCGTCGAAAGATGCAGACCCAAGCCTGGGTTACCTGACTCGCAAGGACACGGAGGTGAAGCTTCCGCGTCCAACCAGGGTCAAGAACAAAACCCCCGCTCCCATTCAAATCACCGCCGAGCAGATTCTCCGCGAGGCACGTGAGCGTCAAGAGGCCGAGATCCGCCCTCCCAAGCAGAAGATCACCGACCCCACCGAGCTCGGTGAGTACCGTCTCCGCAAGCGCAAGGAGTTCGAAGACTTAATCCGCCGCGTTCGATGGAACATCGGCGTCTGGATCAAGTACGCGCAGTGGGAGGAATCGCAGAAGGACTTCAAACGCGCGCGTTCCGTCTGGGAGAGAGCGTTGGAGGTGGATTACAAGAACCACACCCTGTGGCTCAAATACGCTGAGGTGGAGATGAAGAACAAGTTCATAAACCACGCAAGGAACGTCTGGGACCGCGCCGTGACGCTTCTGCCCAGGGTGGATCAGTTATGGTACAAGTACATTCACATGGAGGAGATGCTTGGCAATGTCGCTGGTGAAGCTCATTTTTCCATG ATGCAATGCTCACAAAATGAAGAGGTTCCACCTTGTGATTTCAAAGGAAGCCTCGATTGCTCAGAATATCTAGACCTTTTTCACTCATGTGGCCCAGATGCAAATACCATAGAGAATTATCAGATGAGCTATTGGATGCATGGCTTTTAG